A single window of Ovis aries strain OAR_USU_Benz2616 breed Rambouillet chromosome 24, ARS-UI_Ramb_v3.0, whole genome shotgun sequence DNA harbors:
- the GAL3ST4 gene encoding galactose-3-O-sulfotransferase 4, with product MGVLSPSRTMRLWGPRSLGVALGVFMTIGFALQLWGGPFQRRLPGLQLRHFWASSPGPAVPSCPPRQRLVFLKTHKSGSSSVLSLLHRYGDRHGLRFALPARYQFGYPRLFQASRVKGYRPQSGGTQPPFHILCHHMRFNLKEVLQVMPSDSFFFSIVRDPAALARSAFSYYKSTSSAFRKAPSLAAFLANPRAFYRPGARGDHYARNLLWFDFGLPFPPEMRTKRGNSRVSRDPNPPQLPSGAGPPAHTLDPNALFHPVPTVADGHSQMSSPASLDLGSSSFIQWNLAWLDSVFDLVLVAEYFDESLVLLADALCWGLDDVVGFMHNAQAGGGQGGSTTDDGGLTTEDRQLTARARSWNNLDWALYVHFNRSLWARIKQYGQSRLDSAVAELRARREALAKHCLVGGEALDPKYITDRRFRPFQFGSGKVLGYVLRSGLSLQDQEECERLATPELQYKDKLDAKQFPPTVSLPLKTSRRPSP from the exons ATGGGCGTTCTGTCTCCCAGCAGGACCATGCGCCTCTGGGGGCCCCGGAGCCTAGGGGTGGCTCTGGGAGTCTTCATGACCATCGGATTTGCCCTCCAGCTCTGGGGGGGTCCCTTCCAGAGGAG GCTACCCGGGCTGCAGCTCCGACATTTCTGGGCCTCATCCCCGGGACCGGCAGTTCCGTCCTGCCCACCGCGGCAGCGCCTTGTGTTCCTGAAGACACATAAATCCGGGAGCAGCTCTGTGCTGAGTCTGCTTCACCGCTATGGGGACCGACACGGGCTGCGCTTCGCCCTCCCCGCCCGCTACCAGTTCGGCTACCCAAGACTTTTCCAGGCCTCTCGGGTCAAAGGCTACCGGCCTCAGAGTGGAGGCACCCAGCCCCCTTtccacatcctctgtcatcacatgAGGTTCAACCTGAAAGAG gtACTTCAGGTCATGCCTTCTGAcagcttcttcttttccattgtCCGAGACCCAGCGGCTCTGGCCCGTTCTGCCTTCTCCTACTATAAATCCACATCATCAGCCTTCCGCAAAGCACCATCCTTGGCTGCCTTCTTGGCCAATCCTCGAGCCTTCTACAGACCCGGGGCCCGGGGGGACCACTATGCACGCAACTTGCTATGGTTTGACTTtggcctccccttccccccagagATGAGGACCAAGAGAGGGAATTCGCGTGTCTCCAGAGACCCCAACCCTCCCCAGTTGCCTTCTGGCGCTGGCCCTCCAGCCCACACCCTGGATCCCAATGCTCTCTTCCATCCTGTTCCCACTGTTGCTGATGGTCACAGCCAGATGTCCAGCCCTGCCTCTTTAGATTTGGGGTCTTCATCCTTCATCCAGTGGAATCTGGCCTGGCTGGACTCTGTCTTTGACCTGGTCTTGGTGGCCGAGTACTTTGATGAGTCACTGGTCCTGCTGGCAGATGCGCTGTGCTGGGGTCTAGATGATGTGGTGGGCTTTATGCACAACGCCCAggctggaggtgggcagggcGGAAGCACCACTGACGATGGTGGACTGACCACTGAGGACAGGCAGCTGACTGCCCGGGCACGATCCTGGAACAACCTGGACTGGGCTCTCTATGTTCACTTCAACCGAAGTCTGTGGGCCCGGATAAAGCAGTATGGCCAGAGCCGGCTGGACAGTGCTGTGGCAGAGCTCCGGGCTCGCCGAGAGGCCCTGGCTAAACACTGTCTGGTGGGGGGTGAGGCTTTAGACCCCAAGTACATCACTGACCGGCGATTCCGCCCTTTCCAGTTTGGGTCAGGTAAGGTTTTGGGTTATGTGCTCCGCAGTGGGCTGAGCCTCCAAGACCAGGAGGAGTGTGAGCGCCTGGCTACCCCCGAGCTGCAGTACAAGGATAAGCTAGATGCCAAGCAGTTCCCCCCAACAGTCTCTCTGCCCCTCAAGACTTCAAGGCGACCCTCCCCCTAG
- the GPC2 gene encoding glypican-2 yields MYALRSLLLLLLPLCPGPGPGPGIEAKITRSCTETRQILGARGYSLSVLPPALISGEHLRICPQEYTCCSSEIEQRLTWETEATFRGLVEENGSFLVHTLAARHRKFDEVFREMLSSAEHSLSTLSHRSFGRLYAQHTPLFSGLFSRLRDYYERSGEGLDDALVDFWAQLLEKMFPLLHPQYIFSPDYLFCLTRLASSADDSLKPFGDSPRRLRLQITRALVAARAFVQGLETGRNVVSETLKMPLSEGCKRAVMRLTGCPLCRGVPSLPPCRGFCLNVAYGCIGSQGLDPDWGPYLDGLLFLADKIQGPFSFELAAQSIGVKISEGLMHLQENSVGVSAQVFQECGSPQPARARARRAPAPREEVGRFWSAAAAEEERPTTAAGASLPRLVWELRERLGRVRGIWAGLPQTVCGDPRVAADLSQEAAPCWTGAGPGRYLSPVVGFQAGKLDNPELDAEASSPDLQTRRRRLQLRATTTRMKAAALGRDLELEDWEDASGSGEGQHYADDWMAGAAAVAPPARAPRPPRREGAGGKGGVIIRHSQDRTRTGGTSVGFHTQPLLILFLLALALLGPR; encoded by the exons ATGTACGCGCTGcgctctcttctgcttctgctgttgCCCCTCTGTCCCGGTCCTGGTCCTGGACCCGGTATCGAGGCAAAGATCACCCGGAGTTGCACTGAGACCCGGCAGATTCTGGGGGCCCGGGGATATAGCTTAAGCGTACTCCCTCCCGCCCTGATCTCAG GTGAACACCTCCGGATTTGTCCCCAGGAGTACACTTGCTGTTCCAGTGAGATAGAGCAGAGGCTGacctgggaaactgaggccaccTTCCGAGGCCTGGTGGAGGAGAATGGTTCCTTCTTGGTTCACACACTGGCTGCCCGACACAGAAAATTTGATG AGGTTTTCCGGGAGATGCTCTCCTCAGCCGAGCACTCCCTGTCCACGCTCTCCCACCGCTCCTTCGGCCGCCTGTATGCCCAGCACACCCCCTTGTTCAGTGGTCTGTTCTCTCGGCTACGGGACTACTATGAGAGGTCCGGTGAGGGGTTAGATGATGCGTTGGTGGATTTCTGGGCTCAGCTCCTGGAGAAAATGTTCCCCCTGCTGCACCCACAGTACATCTTCTCCCCCGACTACCTGTTCTGCCTCACACGCCTGGCCTCTTCTGCTGATGACTCTCTGAAGCCTTTTGGGGACTCACCCCGCCGCCTACGCCTGCAG ATAACCCGGGCCCTGGTGGCGGCCCGGGCCTTTGTCCAAGGCCTGGAGACTGGAAGAAACGTGGTCAGCGAAACACTTAAG ATGCCGCTGTCCGAAGGCTGCAAGCGGGCTGTGATGCGTCTGACAGGCTGCCCCCTTTGCCGGGGGGTCCCCTCGCTGCCACCCTGCCGGGGCTTCTGCCTCAACGTGGCCTATGGCTGTATCGGCAGCCAAGGACTGGATCCTGACTGGGGGCCCTATCTGG ATGGTCTCCTGTTCCTAGCCGACAAGATCCAAGGCCCCTTTTCTTTTGAGCTGGCAGCCCAGTCCATCGGGGTGAAGATCTCAGAAGGCTTGATGCATTTGCAGGAGAACAGTGTAGGGGTGTCAGCCCAG GTATTCCAGGAATGCGGGAGCCCCCAGCCAGCGCGGGCTCGCGCCCGCCGTGCCCCAGCCCCAAGGGAGGAGGTGGGTCGCTTCTGGtccgcggcggcggcggaggaggaGCGGCCGACGACGGCTGCAGGCGCCAGCCTGCCCCGGCTG GTGTGGGAGCTCCGCGAGCGTCTGGGCCGGGTGAGGGGCATCTGGGCCGGGCTGCCCCAGACTGTGTGCGGGGACCCCCGCGTGGCGGCGGACCTCTCGCAGGAGGCGGCGCCTTGCTGGACCGGAGCTGGACCCGGCCG GTACTTGTCGCCCGTGGTCGGCTTCCAGGCCGGGAAGCTCGACAACCCAGAGCTGGATGCAGAAGCCTCAAGCCCCGACCTCCAGACGCGGAGGCGGCGGCTGCAGCTCCGAGCCACCACGACCAGGATGAAAGCGGCCGCCCTGGGACGCGACCTGGAGCTGGAAGACTGGG AGGACGCTAGCGGCTCTGGAGAGGGACAACACTATGCAGATGACTGGATGGCTGGCGCGGCAGCTGTGGCCCCCCCAGCGCGAGCTCCGCGCCCTCCTCGAAGGGAAGGTGCTGGGGGCAAAGGAGGTGTCATTATCCGCCACAGCCAGGACCGAACCAGGACTGGAGGGACGTCTGTTGGTTTTCACACACAACCCCTCCTCATTCTCTTCCTCTTAGCCCTAGCCCTGCTTGGACCTCGATAA